Proteins from one Bos indicus x Bos taurus breed Angus x Brahman F1 hybrid chromosome 19, Bos_hybrid_MaternalHap_v2.0, whole genome shotgun sequence genomic window:
- the NOG gene encoding noggin, whose protein sequence is MERCPSLGVTLYALVVVLGLRVAPAGGQHYLHIRPAPSDNLPLVDLIEHPDPIFDPKEKDLNETLLRSLLGGHYDPGFMATSPPEDRPGGGGVAAGGAEDLAELDQLLRQRPSGAMPSEIKALEFSEGLAPGKKQRLSKKLRRKLQMWLWSQTFCPVLYAWNDLGSRFWPRYVKVGSCFSKRSCSVPEGMVCKPSKSVHLTVLRWRCQRRGGQRCGWIPIQYPIISECKCSC, encoded by the coding sequence ATGGAGCGCTGCCCCAGCCTGGGGGTCACCCTCTACGCCCTGGTGGTGGTCCTGGGGCTGCGGGTGGCACCGGCCGGCGGCCAGCACTATCTCCACATCCGCCCGGCTCCCAGCGACAACCTGCCCCTGGTGGACCTCATCGAACACCCGGACCCTATCTTTGACCCCAAGGAGAAGGATCTGAACGAGACGCTGCTGCGCTCGCTGCTCGGGGGCCACTACGACCCGGGTTTCATGGCCACCTCGCCCCCCGAGGACcggccgggcgggggcggggtggcggCCGGGGGCGCCGAGGACCTAGCCGAGCTGGACCAGCTGCTGCGGCAGCGGCCGTCGGGGGCCATGCCGAGCGAGATCAAAGCGCTGGAGTTCTCCGAGGGCTTGGCCCCAGGCAAGAAGCAGCGCCTGAGCAAGAAGCTGCGGAGGAAGTTACAGATGTGGCTGTGGTCGCAGACCTTCTGCCCGGTGCTGTACGCGTGGAACGACCTGGGCAGCCGCTTCTGGCCGCGCTACGTGAAGGTGGGCAGCTGTTTCAGCAAGCGCTCGTGCTCGGTGCCCGAGGGCATGGTGTGCAAGCCGTCCAAGTCCGTGCACCTCACGGTGCTGCGGTGGCGCTGTCAGCGGCGCGGGGGCCAGCGCTGCGGCTGGATTCCCATCCAGTACCCCATCATTTCCGAGTGCAAGTGCTCATGCTAG